One Streptomyces sp. NBC_00690 genomic region harbors:
- a CDS encoding RHS repeat-associated core domain-containing protein, with product MSVTLLDGASSAVAAPSQAAAAPKKPTVTQAADIPSARVAARLSGKRVEALSERTETSTTWVNKNGSLTTELSAGPVRFREEGSDDWRDVDLALVGGSDGSVAPKAHPQGLRLAGRSGVPAASLRAAQSSKAADLVTLGEGDRQITLQWKGGLPAPKLRGTRAEYENAVPGADVVVEATRTGFEQFVEIKQRPAGSGYTYTMPLRAKGLKVKQQPDGSVRFTDGKNKTHAVMPAPVMWDATVDKASGEHTRRARVDMKVVPVKGGVNLVVTPDAAFLADPKTSYPVTVDPSTSALGNVFDTYVQQGETVDWSADTELDLGNPGTTNPNGTPRTARSFISWNTAPIRDALVTNAQLSLWNFHSGNTACTSQPWEVWSAGASSTASRWTAQPAWTAKKATSSETRGNAACTSTPDGWINADVSTLVQEWASALATRGHMGLRATSETDTAQWKRINSANAASNPPKLTVTYNYRPRTGTKQEAGPPYFSYGGAYTVNTLTPTLRDTFIDANGDKVNGTFQIFDSVTNTQVGSVIVSPYVPSGKVASVTVPAGVLTHGKTYKFRTNPYDGVHYNLGWSAWKTFVVDTAAPSAPTAVASTDYPSNAWVKGEGQAGVFNVTPPAADHNWLEWSLDGAAWTKVGTGGASGVKAISITPPKDGSHTLQVRAVDKADNKSEPVDYTFHAGPGGFIQPSSGERTARRLPLVAEADAGTYNAVSFSWRRSAADSWTQIPAGDVTSGGTALTAWPVAMTSGKNAPLVWNTTDTVNPDGTIQIKADFTGPSSATGSTQPLAVVVDRNASGAAVEEVGPGSVNLLTGDHSISATDVSSLGLSVSRTSSSREPQKGSGQEGQAAIFGKEWVSGTAAEATESEYTHIRKVSNTAVDVVMAAGDSIHFTANAAQTSWIPEPGAEDLTLTGSVTGSFTLTDTGGTVTVFTKPDPAVTTWQVSTSLLDGLTNSTTTVVSETVTVGSETLARPKRVIAATSAASASTCTATPTTKGCRALEFVYATSTTASGSTLGDYTGQVKELRQWSTEPGATAATHKTVQTYAYDDSGRLRQTWNPLITPALKTEYTYDSAGRVITLTPPGELPWTLTYGQAGAAATAGPGMLLKASRPGLQQGTTDVEQGIAATSVVYDVPLTGAKAPYVMGTTQVKTWGQAEAPTDATAVFPADEVPASHSGDALTASAYTRADITYLGVSGRTANTATPGGHITTTEYDRFGNTIRELSASNRALALGTSPAHNATRAELGIASLTTGERADLLSTTSLYNESGTREREEFGPLRRVDLTADLKSGATTLVSAGTSVSARTWTVNEYDQGRPTDGTAKVKDQITRVTTGAQVREHPSIQGENRVIQTVYDWAKGVPTQTVKDPGGLAITETTEYDGQGRITKQIPPGATGTDASTRVTAYWSATGTGTCNGRPEWADLLCSTSPAGAITGGGSHPANLPTTTTEYDRWGNTTQVTETANGTTRTTTTAHDTAGRQTTSTITGGLGQAVPTSTTGYDPATGQAVTATSPTGGTITEAFDKLGRQISYTNADGGTTTTEYDLLNRRVKISDNVPSSVTIHYNHTTEPRGLATKTTDSIAGDFQATYDADGSVTSEKLPGGYTLTTTEDTTGATVERTYTRDSDSAIVVSDTATESIHGQVTAHAGWSDQNYHYDATGRLTLTEDTTDTVCTRRTYTFDNRTNRTNLNTNAGPPGTDCPTTAGTTTSHTYDSADRLTDTGYTYDNLGRTTTLPGSTIGYYANDLVHQQTAGTNRQTWQLDANRRFRSFTTETGSGSTWTQTASKINHYASDNDNPRWITENTTTGTLTRNIESTTGDLAATTNKTGDTTLHLTTIHGDIALQLPLDTSKPPTALDNDEYGNPRTNQPTTRYNWLGAKQRSTETPTSLTLMGARLYNPHTGRFLTTDPIPGGGDNRYSYPGDPINQHDLDGQRWWNPAHQWRKWRKYRQRHASADMLHSTVMFGAGISPMGWGRSSIRGALRLRNIRRNCRGWRAANCAWNATVVASVADTYWYGRNTYRHARRFVSNGHAYVYNSVTPRWYPRYAYRPWRGRF from the coding sequence TTGAGTGTCACCTTGCTTGATGGCGCGAGTTCCGCGGTCGCGGCTCCCTCTCAGGCAGCTGCTGCACCAAAGAAGCCAACTGTGACGCAAGCAGCGGATATCCCATCGGCGCGAGTAGCAGCGCGGCTGTCAGGCAAGCGGGTGGAGGCGCTCTCTGAGCGTACGGAGACGTCGACGACGTGGGTAAACAAGAATGGCTCGCTTACTACTGAGTTGAGCGCGGGGCCTGTGCGGTTCCGAGAGGAGGGCAGTGACGACTGGCGGGATGTCGATCTGGCCCTGGTCGGTGGTTCTGATGGTTCGGTTGCACCCAAAGCTCACCCTCAAGGTCTGCGGTTAGCTGGCAGGAGCGGGGTTCCGGCGGCTTCCCTCAGAGCTGCTCAGTCCTCCAAGGCTGCTGACCTCGTGACCCTCGGCGAGGGCGATCGCCAGATCACGTTGCAGTGGAAGGGGGGACTGCCCGCGCCGAAGCTGCGTGGTACCCGTGCCGAATACGAGAATGCGGTCCCCGGTGCTGACGTCGTGGTGGAGGCTACCCGAACCGGGTTCGAGCAGTTTGTCGAGATTAAGCAGCGTCCTGCGGGTTCTGGGTACACGTACACCATGCCGCTGCGGGCCAAGGGCTTGAAAGTAAAGCAGCAGCCTGACGGCAGTGTGCGGTTCACCGATGGTAAGAACAAGACGCATGCGGTGATGCCCGCACCAGTGATGTGGGATGCCACCGTCGACAAGGCGTCAGGGGAACACACCCGGCGCGCCAGGGTCGACATGAAAGTGGTCCCAGTCAAGGGCGGCGTCAATCTCGTCGTCACTCCAGACGCGGCTTTCCTCGCTGACCCGAAGACCAGCTACCCGGTGACAGTGGATCCGTCCACCTCGGCGTTGGGTAACGTGTTCGACACCTATGTGCAGCAGGGCGAGACGGTCGACTGGTCGGCGGACACCGAGCTGGACCTGGGTAATCCGGGGACAACGAACCCGAACGGGACACCGCGTACCGCCCGTTCGTTCATCTCCTGGAACACCGCCCCGATTCGGGACGCATTGGTGACGAACGCGCAGCTGTCGCTGTGGAACTTCCACTCCGGCAATACTGCCTGCACCAGCCAGCCGTGGGAGGTGTGGTCCGCGGGTGCCTCGTCGACCGCTTCACGTTGGACCGCGCAGCCGGCGTGGACGGCGAAGAAGGCCACCTCGTCCGAGACCCGTGGCAATGCGGCGTGCACGTCCACTCCGGACGGCTGGATCAACGCGGATGTGTCTACGTTGGTGCAGGAATGGGCATCTGCGCTGGCCACCCGCGGTCATATGGGTCTGAGGGCGACCAGCGAGACCGACACCGCGCAGTGGAAGCGGATCAACTCCGCCAACGCCGCCTCGAATCCGCCGAAGCTTACGGTGACGTACAACTACCGACCACGTACGGGCACGAAGCAAGAGGCAGGCCCCCCGTATTTCTCCTACGGTGGCGCATACACCGTGAACACGCTCACCCCCACCCTGCGGGACACCTTCATCGACGCAAACGGTGACAAGGTCAACGGCACTTTCCAGATCTTTGACTCGGTCACCAATACGCAGGTCGGCAGTGTGATCGTGTCGCCGTATGTGCCGTCCGGGAAGGTCGCCTCGGTCACGGTGCCCGCTGGGGTGCTCACCCATGGCAAGACCTACAAGTTCCGTACGAACCCGTACGACGGAGTGCACTACAACCTGGGCTGGTCGGCCTGGAAGACCTTCGTCGTCGACACCGCGGCGCCGTCTGCCCCCACTGCTGTTGCCTCCACGGACTACCCGTCGAACGCCTGGGTCAAGGGCGAGGGCCAGGCCGGGGTGTTCAACGTGACTCCGCCAGCGGCGGATCACAACTGGCTCGAGTGGTCCTTGGACGGTGCTGCCTGGACGAAGGTCGGCACCGGGGGCGCCTCCGGTGTGAAGGCGATCTCTATTACTCCGCCCAAGGACGGTAGCCACACCCTGCAGGTGAGAGCGGTCGACAAGGCTGACAACAAGTCCGAGCCGGTCGACTACACCTTCCACGCAGGCCCCGGCGGTTTCATCCAGCCCAGTAGCGGTGAACGCACCGCCCGCCGGCTGCCGCTGGTAGCCGAAGCCGACGCCGGTACCTACAATGCCGTTTCCTTCTCCTGGCGCCGTTCGGCAGCCGATTCCTGGACGCAGATCCCCGCAGGGGACGTCACCTCCGGCGGTACGGCGCTGACTGCGTGGCCGGTCGCCATGACCAGTGGCAAGAACGCACCGCTGGTATGGAACACCACGGACACGGTCAATCCGGACGGCACCATCCAGATCAAGGCCGACTTCACCGGTCCGAGCTCCGCCACAGGATCCACCCAGCCGCTGGCGGTGGTCGTCGACCGCAACGCCAGCGGAGCCGCGGTCGAGGAGGTGGGACCCGGTTCCGTGAACCTACTGACAGGCGACCATTCCATCTCCGCCACCGATGTCTCTTCTTTGGGACTGTCGGTCTCCCGCACATCTTCCTCTCGTGAGCCGCAGAAGGGCAGCGGCCAGGAAGGCCAGGCCGCGATCTTCGGCAAGGAGTGGGTATCAGGTACCGCTGCCGAGGCGACCGAGTCGGAGTACACCCACATCCGCAAGGTCTCCAACACCGCGGTCGACGTCGTGATGGCCGCTGGTGACTCCATCCATTTCACCGCGAACGCCGCGCAGACGAGCTGGATACCTGAACCCGGCGCTGAGGACCTCACCCTCACCGGAAGCGTCACCGGATCGTTCACCCTCACCGATACCGGCGGCACGGTCACGGTCTTCACCAAACCGGACCCGGCTGTAACAACATGGCAGGTCTCCACCAGCTTGCTGGACGGCCTGACCAACTCCACCACCACCGTGGTCTCCGAGACCGTGACCGTGGGCAGCGAGACACTGGCCCGTCCCAAGCGGGTCATAGCGGCCACCTCCGCCGCAAGCGCGTCGACTTGCACCGCGACGCCCACGACGAAGGGCTGCCGGGCACTGGAATTCGTCTACGCGACCTCCACGACCGCAAGCGGGTCCACCCTCGGCGACTACACCGGGCAGGTCAAGGAACTCCGCCAGTGGTCCACCGAGCCCGGCGCCACCGCAGCGACACACAAAACCGTGCAGACATACGCATACGACGACAGCGGCCGCCTGCGCCAGACATGGAACCCCCTGATCACCCCAGCGTTGAAGACCGAGTACACCTACGACTCCGCCGGACGGGTCATCACCCTCACCCCTCCCGGTGAATTGCCCTGGACCCTCACCTACGGCCAGGCAGGTGCCGCAGCCACCGCCGGCCCTGGCATGCTCCTCAAGGCGTCCCGTCCAGGCCTCCAACAGGGAACCACCGACGTGGAGCAAGGTATCGCGGCCACATCAGTGGTTTACGACGTACCGCTCACCGGCGCCAAAGCCCCCTACGTCATGGGCACTACCCAAGTAAAGACGTGGGGCCAGGCCGAAGCACCGACCGACGCGACAGCTGTCTTCCCTGCGGACGAAGTCCCGGCGAGCCACTCGGGTGACGCGCTGACCGCCTCCGCATACACCCGCGCCGACATCACCTACCTGGGCGTATCGGGGCGCACAGCCAACACGGCAACACCCGGTGGGCACATCACCACCACCGAATACGACCGTTTCGGCAACACCATCCGCGAACTGTCCGCTTCGAACCGGGCCTTGGCCCTCGGGACCAGCCCAGCCCACAACGCGACCCGCGCAGAGCTCGGCATTGCCTCCCTGACCACTGGGGAACGGGCGGACCTCTTGTCCACCACATCGCTCTACAACGAGAGCGGCACCCGTGAACGAGAAGAATTCGGACCACTACGCCGTGTCGACCTGACTGCCGACCTCAAATCCGGTGCCACCACCCTGGTATCGGCCGGCACGTCGGTCTCCGCCCGCACTTGGACGGTCAACGAGTACGACCAAGGACGCCCGACCGACGGCACAGCGAAAGTCAAGGACCAGATCACCCGAGTCACCACAGGCGCCCAGGTTCGTGAACACCCCAGCATCCAGGGCGAGAACCGAGTAATCCAGACCGTCTACGACTGGGCCAAGGGTGTCCCGACCCAGACAGTGAAGGACCCAGGCGGGCTGGCGATCACTGAGACCACCGAGTACGACGGCCAGGGCCGCATCACCAAGCAGATACCCCCAGGTGCCACCGGCACCGACGCGAGCACACGAGTAACCGCCTACTGGTCCGCCACCGGCACCGGCACCTGCAACGGCCGCCCGGAATGGGCCGATCTCCTCTGCTCGACCAGCCCCGCCGGCGCGATCACCGGCGGAGGATCCCACCCGGCGAACCTGCCCACCACCACGACCGAATACGACCGATGGGGCAACACAACCCAGGTCACCGAGACAGCCAACGGCACCACCCGGACCACCACCACCGCCCACGACACCGCCGGCCGCCAGACCACGTCCACCATCACCGGCGGCCTCGGCCAGGCAGTACCCACATCGACCACCGGATACGACCCCGCCACGGGCCAAGCGGTGACAGCGACCTCGCCCACCGGCGGAACCATCACCGAAGCATTCGACAAACTCGGCCGACAAATCTCCTACACCAACGCCGACGGCGGGACAACAACCACCGAGTACGACCTGCTCAACCGGCGGGTGAAAATCAGCGACAACGTCCCTTCCAGCGTGACGATCCACTACAACCACACCACCGAACCCCGCGGCCTCGCCACGAAGACCACCGACTCCATCGCCGGCGACTTCCAGGCCACCTACGACGCCGACGGCTCCGTCACCAGCGAGAAGCTACCCGGCGGCTACACCCTCACCACCACCGAGGACACCACCGGCGCAACAGTCGAGCGCACCTACACCCGCGACAGCGACAGCGCCATCGTCGTGTCCGACACAGCGACCGAGTCCATCCACGGCCAAGTCACCGCCCACGCCGGATGGTCCGACCAGAACTACCACTACGACGCAACCGGCCGACTGACCCTCACCGAAGACACCACCGACACCGTCTGCACCCGACGCACATACACCTTCGACAACCGCACCAACCGCACCAACCTGAACACCAACGCGGGTCCCCCAGGAACCGACTGCCCCACCACCGCAGGCACCACCACCAGCCACACCTACGACAGCGCCGACAGACTCACCGACACCGGCTACACCTACGACAACCTCGGCCGGACCACAACCCTCCCCGGCAGCACCATCGGCTACTACGCCAACGACCTCGTACACCAGCAAACCGCAGGCACCAACCGCCAAACCTGGCAACTCGACGCCAACCGACGCTTCCGATCCTTCACCACCGAAACCGGCAGCGGCTCCACCTGGACCCAAACCGCATCAAAGATCAACCACTACGCCAGCGACAACGACAACCCCCGCTGGATCACCGAGAACACCACCACCGGCACACTCACCCGCAACATCGAATCCACCACCGGAGACCTCGCCGCCACCACCAACAAAACCGGCGACACCACCCTCCACCTCACCACCATCCACGGCGACATCGCCCTCCAACTCCCCCTCGACACCAGCAAACCCCCCACAGCCCTCGACAATGACGAATACGGCAACCCCCGCACCAACCAACCCACCACCCGCTACAACTGGCTCGGCGCCAAACAACGCTCCACCGAAACCCCCACCAGCCTCACCCTCATGGGCGCCCGCCTCTACAACCCCCACACCGGACGCTTCCTCACCACCGACCCCATCCCCGGAGGCGGCGACAACCGCTACAGCTACCCCGGCGACCCCATCAACCAACACGACCTCGACGGACAACGATGGTGGAACCCGGCACACCAATGGAGAAAATGGCGCAAGTACAGGCAGCGTCACGCCAGTGCTGACATGCTTCACTCGACGGTCATGTTCGGCGCTGGGATATCCCCCATGGGGTGGGGCCGCAGTTCTATCCGGGGCGCACTCCGTCTACGTAATATCCGGCGGAACTGCAGAGGGTGGAGAGCCGCGAACTGTGCGTGGAACGCCACGGTCGTCGCCAGTGTGGCCGACACCTACTGGTACGGGCGCAACACCTATCGCCACGCCCGCCGCTTTGTTTCGAACGGACACGCGTACGTGTACAACTCAGTCACGCCGCGATGGTATCCGAGGTACGCGTATAGGCCATGGAGGGGGCGATTTTGA